Within the Candidatus Paceibacter sp. genome, the region AAAAGCTCTGATGATATTTTTTATAGCGCTGGTTGTCTTAGTCGGGCTTTATCTTTACATTGAGCTTTTTGACGCCGGAGAAAAATTAAACACTGTTGTTAAGGCGTTTTGTTAAAACATGTCCAAACTTATTTTTGACATAGAAACGGTGGGGGAAAATTTTGACGACCTGGACGAAGCCACCCAGGAAGTTTTGACCCGCTGGATAAAGAAAGAGTCCGACAACGAGGCGGAATATGAAAAGGCTTTAAAAGAGCTTAAAGACGGGCTCGGTTTTTCTCCGTTGACCGGCCAGATCGTGGCCATCGGCGTCTTGGATTACGAGAAAAACAAAGGCGTGGTTTACTTCCAGTCCCCGGACGTGAATGCCAAGGAATTTGAGGAGGGCAATATCTCCTTCAAACCCTGTTCGGAAAAAGAAATGCTGGAAAATTTCTGGAAGGGCGCGGAAAAATACAACGAATTCATCACCTTCAACGGCCGGGGATTTGACGCCCCGTTTCTGATGGTGCGCTCGGCGGTCCATAAGATAAAACCGACCAAAGACTTGATGTCCAACCGGTATTTGAGCAGCCAAAGATTTGGCGCTTCGCATATTGATTTGCTGGACCAGCTTACTTTTTACGGAGCTGTCAGGAAAAAAGGCGGGCTTCATTTATGGTGCCGGGCGTTCGATATAACCAGTCCCAAAGCGCAAGGAGTCACGGGCGACGATGTGGCCGGATTGTTCAAAGAAAAAAAGTACGAAGAAATAGCCCGATACAACGTAGGGGATTTGGTGGCGACCAAAGAGCTTTACGACTACTGGAAAAATTACCTCAAATTAAGCTGAATTTCAGCGGTTTTTACTTAAATCCTTTTATCACCGCCAGGCTCACGATGCCGGCGAATATTATCGCCAAAAATCCGGCGATGAACTTAAGCGAAGTTTTGTTGATAACGCCCATTGCCTCCATTTTAGCACGGTAAAATTTTAAAGAAGCGGTTTTTTGCTTGAGGCTGTGAATAATTGATTTGAAACCCGCTTCGTGGTGGAATATGGATTATGGCGTTATTTAAACTCCACTCCGATTATAAGCCGAGCGGCGATCAGCCGCAGGCGATAAAAAAACTGGTTGAGGGTATAAAAAAAGGTTATCGCTACCAGACGCTTTTGGGCGTGACCGGTTCCGGCAAGACTTTTACCATGGCCAATATTATCGCCGGTCTGGACCGGCCGGTTTTGGTGTTGGCGCCCAATAAGGCGCTGGCCGCCCAGCTGTACCAGGAATACAAAACATTTTTCCCGCAAAACTCCGTCAATTATTTCGTTTCCTATTACGACTACTATCAGCCGGAAGCGTATTTGCCGGTAACGGACACTTACATAGACAAAGAAGTGATGATAAACGAGGAGATAGACAAGTTGCGCCACCAGGCCACCGGCGCGCTGATGAGCCGGCGCGACGTCATCGTGGTGGCGTCCGTTTCCTGCATTTACAACCTGGGTTTGCCCCTGACCTACGCGGAGTCGGCTTTGCATCTGGAGGTCGGCCAGCCCA harbors:
- a CDS encoding ribonuclease H-like domain-containing protein, producing MSKLIFDIETVGENFDDLDEATQEVLTRWIKKESDNEAEYEKALKELKDGLGFSPLTGQIVAIGVLDYEKNKGVVYFQSPDVNAKEFEEGNISFKPCSEKEMLENFWKGAEKYNEFITFNGRGFDAPFLMVRSAVHKIKPTKDLMSNRYLSSQRFGASHIDLLDQLTFYGAVRKKGGLHLWCRAFDITSPKAQGVTGDDVAGLFKEKKYEEIARYNVGDLVATKELYDYWKNYLKLS